The Streptomyces uncialis genomic interval CGCGGTACGTCCCGCTGGGCGGCGCCAAGGGCGGGATCGACTGCGACCCCCGGCATCCGGACGCGTACGGCGTGCTCGTGCGGTACCTGCGCGCGATGCGCCCCTACCTCGAGAGCTGCTGGGCGACCGGCGAGGACCTGGGCCTGACCCAGGACACCGTCGAGCGGGCCGCGGCCGAGGCGGGGCTCACCTCGACGGTGCAGGCCGTGTACCCGCTGCTGGACGACGAGGAGGCGGCCCGCGCGCGGCTCACCGACGCGTTCGCCTGCGAGGTGGACGGCATCGGCCTGGACGAGCTGGCCGGGGGCTGCGGGGTGGCCGAGGCGGTCCTGTCCGCGCTGGACGACGCGCGGATGCCGTACGAGGGCACCCGGGTCGCCCTCCAGGGGCTCGGGACCATGGGCGGGGCGACGGCCCGGTTCCTGTCCCAGGCGGGCCTCACGGTCGTCGCGGTGGCGGATGTGCGGGGCACCATCGTCAATCCGGCCGGTCTCGACGTCGAGGCGCTGCTCGGGGCCCGCGACAGCTTCGGGACCGTCGACCGCGCGGTGCTGCGCGAGGGCGACCGGGAGATGCCGGGCGACGCGTGGCTCGCCGTGGACACCGATGTCCTCGTCCCCGCCGCGCTCTCGTACGTCATCGACTGCACCAACCAGCACCGGGTGACGGCACGGTGGATCGTGGAGGCCGCCAACATGCCCGTCCTCCCGGCGGCGGAGTCCCTGCTGACGACGCGCGGGATCGCCGTGATGCCCGATGTCGTCGTCAACTCCGCGACGAACGCCTGGTGGTGGTGGACGCTCTTCGGCGACATCGGGGCGGACCCCGACGAGGCGTTCGCGCACATCCGCGGCTCCATGCGGGATCTGATCGCCCGGGTGCTGGCCCGTGCGGAGGCGGACGGCACCGCGCCCCGTGCCGCCGCCCACGCGCTGGTCGCGGATCTCGTCCCGGAGATCACGGAACGCTTCGGCACCTACCGCTGACGCCCCGCCGGGGGCGTACCGGGTGTGTCCGGGCCTTCCGGCGGCGCGGCGGAGTGTCCCGGCTGTCGTCGTGCGCCGACCGGGCAGCACGGGGCAGCCCTTAGGGTGACGGGATGGCCAGGGTGCGATTGAACGTCAGTGAGCGGCGCGAGGAGTTGTTGCG includes:
- a CDS encoding Glu/Leu/Phe/Val dehydrogenase dimerization domain-containing protein translates to MLNALAPDKLPTAPLISLTWTDHVTGSRGHLVVDRLVRGVASGGVRMREGCTLEEVAGLARGMTMKEALHYDPKARYVPLGGAKGGIDCDPRHPDAYGVLVRYLRAMRPYLESCWATGEDLGLTQDTVERAAAEAGLTSTVQAVYPLLDDEEAARARLTDAFACEVDGIGLDELAGGCGVAEAVLSALDDARMPYEGTRVALQGLGTMGGATARFLSQAGLTVVAVADVRGTIVNPAGLDVEALLGARDSFGTVDRAVLREGDREMPGDAWLAVDTDVLVPAALSYVIDCTNQHRVTARWIVEAANMPVLPAAESLLTTRGIAVMPDVVVNSATNAWWWWTLFGDIGADPDEAFAHIRGSMRDLIARVLARAEADGTAPRAAAHALVADLVPEITERFGTYR